One stretch of Arthrobacter polaris DNA includes these proteins:
- a CDS encoding ABC transporter substrate-binding protein, translating to MQTPDSGHNFPALRLRRIVAGEKPQRKFRSLEIFAVTALIALIGAGAAVASVNAKGPDSAAPALESAPAAVVKLGYFGNITHGPALVGVEKGIFAKDLGETELQTQVFTTGPATVEALNAGAIDAAYLGPNPALNSFVQSGGESIRIIAGAASGGAQFVVRADITDVSQLRGKTIATPQLGGTQDVAVRKWLGERXLSTNTSGGGDVTINPTTNAQTLQLFQEGKIDGAWVAEPWTSRLVLQAGAKVLVNEADLWDNGEFSTTVLAVNKTFLEAHPQTVEALLTGHVESVKWLDEHPAESGAVINEALKLAIGKPLENDVIARSLSELKFTSDPLAATFPTLLEHGVSVGVSKPAELRGLFELTLLNKVLKAAGGQPVTAAGLGTQ from the coding sequence TTGCAGACCCCCGATTCCGGGCATAACTTTCCCGCGCTACGGCTGCGACGCATCGTCGCCGGGGAGAAGCCCCAGCGCAAGTTCCGCAGCCTGGAAATTTTCGCCGTCACCGCGCTCATTGCTCTGATCGGGGCAGGTGCCGCCGTGGCTAGCGTGAACGCCAAGGGCCCTGATTCTGCTGCGCCAGCTCTGGAATCCGCACCCGCCGCCGTCGTCAAGCTCGGCTACTTTGGCAACATCACCCATGGACCGGCACTGGTGGGTGTTGAGAAGGGCATTTTCGCCAAGGATTTGGGCGAAACTGAACTGCAAACGCAGGTGTTCACTACTGGTCCAGCAACAGTCGAGGCGCTCAATGCCGGGGCCATCGACGCCGCCTACCTTGGCCCCAATCCTGCCCTGAATTCCTTTGTGCAAAGTGGCGGCGAATCAATCCGCATCATTGCCGGTGCGGCCTCCGGTGGCGCCCAATTTGTGGTCAGGGCGGACATTACGGATGTTTCACAGTTGCGTGGGAAAACCATTGCCACCCCACAATTAGGCGGCACCCAGGATGTGGCGGTACGCAAATGGCTGGGCGAGCGGNGGTTGAGCACCAACACTTCAGGCGGCGGCGACGTCACCATCAACCCCACCACCAATGCCCAAACGCTGCAGCTATTTCAGGAGGGGAAGATCGACGGCGCCTGGGTCGCCGAGCCCTGGACCTCCCGTCTAGTGCTCCAAGCCGGGGCTAAAGTCCTGGTCAATGAGGCTGACCTCTGGGACAACGGAGAGTTCAGCACCACCGTGCTGGCCGTCAATAAGACATTTCTAGAAGCACACCCACAAACTGTGGAAGCGTTGCTGACCGGGCATGTGGAGTCGGTCAAGTGGCTCGATGAACACCCGGCTGAGTCTGGTGCCGTCATCAACGAGGCACTGAAGCTGGCCATCGGAAAGCCGTTGGAAAACGATGTGATTGCCCGGTCCCTATCAGAGCTGAAATTTACCTCGGACCCGTTGGCGGCCACCTTCCCCACGCTTTTGGAGCACGGGGTCAGTGTTGGTGTTTCCAAGCCAGCAGAGCTCAGAGGGCTCTTCGAGCTGACGTTGCTAAACAAAGTACTAAAAGCTGCCGGCGGACAACCCGTCACGGCAGCAGGATTGGGTACACAATGA
- a CDS encoding ABC transporter substrate-binding protein, translated as MLKTIRIVAGAKTRRKLRGLEIVALAALVALIGAGAAVAAGSASTNNATNAAKNAQAATGPATELRLGYFANVTHAPALIGVNSGIFAKQLGTTALKTQVFNAGPSAIEALNAGAIDAAYLGPNPAINSFAKSGGESIRIIAGATSGGAQLVLQPSITSAAQLRGKVLATPQLGGTQDVALRSWLAGQGLTTTPSGGXDVTINXTDNASTLKLXQEGKIDGAWLPEPWASRLVLQAGARVLVNEADLWDKGEFATTILIVSKQFLAQHPQTVDALLAGNSEAINWLNTHPQDTATAVNTALKAVAGKELPKDVLERSLSELKFSVDPLAATFPKLLADGVTAGVSQQAQLXGIFELRPLNRALTKDGKPEVSAGGLG; from the coding sequence GTGTTGAAAACCATCCGCATCGTGGCCGGGGCGAAAACCCGCCGCAAGCTGCGCGGGTTGGAAATCGTGGCCCTTGCCGCCTTGGTTGCCTTAATCGGCGCTGGTGCGGCCGTGGCTGCAGGAAGTGCCAGCACTAACAACGCCACCAACGCCGCCAAGAATGCGCAGGCTGCCACCGGCCCCGCTACCGAACTCCGGCTCGGCTATTTCGCTAACGTCACTCACGCACCGGCCCTGATTGGGGTCAACAGCGGTATCTTCGCCAAACAGCTCGGCACCACAGCACTGAAAACCCAGGTGTTCAATGCCGGCCCCTCAGCAATCGAGGCACTGAACGCCGGTGCCATCGACGCCGCCTACCTGGGGCCGAACCCGGCCATTAACTCCTTCGCCAAAAGCGGCGGCGAGTCCATCCGTATCATCGCTGGCGCCACTAGCGGCGGTGCCCAACTTGTTCTTCAGCCCTCCATCACCTCGGCGGCGCAGCTGCGTGGCAAGGTCCTGGCCACCCCACAATTAGGTGGCACCCAGGACGTAGCGTTGCGCTCGTGGTTGGCTGGCCAAGGCCTCACCACGACACCCAGCGGTGGGNGTGATGTCACTATTAACNCCACAGACAACGCCAGCACACTGAAGCTTNTTCAAGAAGGCAAGATCGACGGCGCATGGTTGCCTGAGCCGTGGGCCTCGCGCCTGGTCCTCCAAGCCGGTGCCAGAGTGCTCGTCAACGAAGCCGATCTGTGGGACAAGGGCGAGTTCGCCACCACCATTTTGATTGTCAGCAAGCAGTTCCTAGCGCAGCATCCACAAACCGTTGATGCCCTGCTGGCCGGGAATTCAGAGGCGATCAACTGGCTCAACACCCATCCCCAAGACACGGCCACGGCAGTCAATACTGCCTTGAAAGCGGTAGCAGGGAAGGAACTGCCGAAAGACGTCCTGGAGCGGTCCTTGTCGGAGCTGAAATTCTCCGTAGATCCGTTGGCGGCAACGTTCCCCAAACTGCTGGCGGACGGGGTCACCGCCGGGGTCAGTCAACAAGCGCAGCTGNCGGGCATCTTCGAACTGCGCCCGCTGAACAGGGCACTGACAAAGGACGGCAAACCTGAGGTGTCCGCCGGCGGACTGGGCTGA
- a CDS encoding GTP pyrophosphokinase family protein, whose amino-acid sequence MGQAIDHLDQIFAEVSAQXKVLEDAAQAIRNTIVGRLHDDGLNHHDVQFRVKTAESASEKMARRGSDGLLKYPGGLARLDDLIGVRVILFVESDIDAVAIALSSQFICHDDEDKTAMMRKNGGIGYAGRHLTLEVPVHNPPNGCKDYTGQRFEVQIRTVLQHAWAEFEHDIRFKGSSGDNAEISRAFTMASTLIELADQQFVNISDILKRLQVEGATDAAGESLRLDAGSLQSVLARAFPQYRTSKENQYGWMVRILAANGVDTVSAAEEWFHSMDPDRVARIMEYRFSPGQVRVADDLLLETXGESYVDATKEVGSDSNRERKLRSRLRKLRPEKD is encoded by the coding sequence ATGGGGCAGGCAATCGATCACTTGGACCAGATATTTGCAGAAGTATCTGCACAANAGAAGGTGTTAGAAGATGCTGCCCAAGCCATTCGCAACACGATTGTGGGCAGGCTTCACGACGACGGACTGAACCACCACGACGTGCAGTTCAGGGTCAAAACGGCCGAGTCTGCGAGCGAGAAGATGGCCCGCCGCGGCAGTGATGGCTTGTTGAAATACCCTGGCGGCTTGGCACGGCTCGATGACTTGATTGGCGTCCGGGTCATTCTGTTCGTGGAATCGGATATTGATGCTGTGGCGATCGCGCTTTCTAGCCAGTTCATCTGCCATGACGATGAAGACAAGACCGCCATGATGCGCAAGAACGGCGGTATTGGCTACGCAGGACGCCACCTGACACTTGAAGTTCCAGTTCACAACCCGCCCAACGGTTGCAAAGACTACACGGGACAGCGTTTTGAGGTGCAGATCCGCACGGTACTCCAGCATGCTTGGGCGGAGTTTGAGCACGACATCCGTTTCAAGGGCTCAAGTGGTGACAACGCCGAGATCAGCAGGGCCTTCACCATGGCCTCCACCCTCATTGAGCTGGCGGACCAACAATTTGTGAATATTAGCGACATCCTGAAGAGGTTACAGGTTGAAGGCGCCACTGATGCTGCCGGCGAATCCTTAAGGCTCGACGCCGGATCCCTCCAAAGCGTGCTGGCCCGCGCTTTCCCTCAGTACCGCACCAGCAAAGAAAATCAGTACGGCTGGATGGTGCGCATTCTTGCTGCCAACGGCGTCGACACCGTCAGCGCCGCGGAGGAATGGTTTCATTCAATGGACCCGGACCGAGTTGCCAGAATCATGGAATACAGGTTCTCACCGGGACAAGTTCGTGTGGCCGATGACCTCTTGTTGGAAACCNTTGGGGAGTCCTACGTTGATGCCACCAAGGAGGTTGGCAGTGACAGCAACCGCGAAAGGAAACTGCGCTCGCGGTTGCGCAAGCTTCGCCCCGAGAAGGACTGA